In one Pseudomonadota bacterium genomic region, the following are encoded:
- the dld gene encoding D-lactate dehydrogenase — protein sequence MTNDALISTFRAICGAKHVLTNAKSTERFRKGYRSGQGEAICVVKPGTLLEQWKVLEAAVAADKIVVMQASNTGLTEGSTPKGTYDRDVVLLNASRIEGLHLLDGGKQIIGLPGATLFDLEQKLRPLGRNPHSVIGSSSIGASIVGGVCNNSGGSLCERGPSYTELALYAQVTANGDLKLVNELGIDLGESTEEILTRLEAGEFDMSAPAPEGKNASDPDYTRILRDVDSDRPSRFNNDKRLLHGVSGCAGKLAVFAVRLDTFPNYEREKVFYIGANDPAVFTELRRRILKDFETLPVSAEYMHRECFDISAKYGKDTLVLIDKLGTDRLPMFFALKGAVDARLNKLRLTRGFTDKFMQLLSKLWPQHLPAFLLDYRDRFEHHLILKMHDGGIEEAEAFLPDFLEAHGAEMRICTAREAKIAGLHRFAAAGAAVRYGHVHANEVEEILALDIALRRNDRDWFEKLPGEITKDLVGRVYYGHMMCHVMHQDYIVKKGVDPKALKAKMLAILDERGAEYPSEHNVGHLYEAKEDLAAFYKSIDPTNSLNPGLGKMSKAKNYA from the coding sequence ATGACGAATGACGCCCTCATTTCCACCTTTCGCGCCATCTGCGGCGCAAAGCACGTGTTGACCAACGCCAAGAGCACCGAACGCTTCCGCAAGGGCTACCGATCAGGGCAGGGGGAGGCGATCTGCGTCGTGAAGCCCGGCACGCTGCTCGAGCAGTGGAAGGTTCTCGAGGCGGCAGTGGCCGCCGACAAGATCGTGGTCATGCAGGCCTCCAATACCGGTCTCACAGAGGGCTCGACGCCGAAGGGCACCTACGACCGCGACGTCGTGCTGCTCAATGCAAGCCGCATCGAGGGGCTGCACCTTCTGGACGGCGGCAAGCAGATCATCGGCCTGCCGGGGGCCACGCTATTTGACCTCGAGCAGAAGCTGCGCCCGCTCGGTCGCAATCCTCATTCCGTCATCGGTTCCTCGAGCATCGGTGCCTCGATCGTGGGCGGCGTGTGCAACAATTCCGGGGGCTCGCTCTGCGAACGGGGGCCGAGCTACACCGAGCTTGCGCTCTATGCCCAGGTCACCGCCAACGGCGATTTGAAGCTCGTGAACGAACTTGGGATCGATCTGGGCGAGAGCACGGAAGAGATCCTCACGCGCCTCGAGGCGGGTGAGTTCGACATGTCCGCCCCCGCGCCCGAGGGCAAGAACGCCTCGGACCCCGATTACACGCGCATCCTGCGCGACGTGGACAGCGACCGGCCCTCGCGCTTCAACAACGACAAGCGCCTGCTGCACGGGGTTTCGGGCTGTGCGGGCAAGCTCGCCGTCTTTGCCGTCCGCCTCGACACCTTTCCGAACTACGAGCGCGAGAAGGTCTTCTATATCGGCGCGAACGATCCTGCCGTGTTCACCGAGCTGCGCCGCCGCATCCTCAAGGATTTCGAGACCCTACCGGTCTCGGCCGAATACATGCACCGGGAGTGCTTCGACATCTCCGCGAAGTACGGCAAGGACACGCTCGTGTTGATCGACAAGCTCGGCACCGACCGGCTGCCCATGTTTTTCGCCCTGAAGGGAGCGGTGGATGCGCGGCTCAACAAGCTTCGCCTGACGCGCGGTTTCACGGACAAGTTCATGCAGCTTCTCTCGAAGCTCTGGCCCCAGCATTTGCCCGCCTTCCTGCTCGACTACCGGGATCGGTTCGAGCATCACCTGATCCTGAAAATGCACGATGGCGGGATCGAGGAGGCGGAGGCCTTCCTGCCGGACTTCCTCGAGGCGCACGGCGCCGAGATGCGCATCTGCACGGCCCGCGAAGCCAAGATCGCAGGGCTTCACCGCTTCGCGGCCGCCGGCGCGGCGGTCCGCTATGGTCATGTCCATGCAAACGAAGTGGAGGAGATCCTCGCCCTCGACATCGCGCTCCGGCGCAACGATCGCGACTGGTTCGAGAAGCTGCCCGGGGAGATCACGAAGGACCTCGTGGGTCGCGTCTATTACGGGCACATGATGTGCCACGTGATGCACCAGGATTACATCGTGAAGAAGGGCGTGGACCCGAAAGCGCTGAAAGCCAAGATGCTCGCCATCCTCGACGAGCGTGGCGCCGAATACCCGTCCGAGCACAATGTGGGGCACCTCTACGAGGCGAAGGAAGACCTCGCCGCGTTCTACAAATCCATCGACCCAACCAATTCGCTCAATCCGGGCCTCGGCAAGATGTCGAAGGCGAAGAACTACGCCTGA
- a CDS encoding transglutaminase family protein, with protein sequence MTRLFIRHVTSYQFAGAGTRGLQQVRKLPKSGNGQLVHRWDTIMDGGRVELVFDDEHHNRVELLSFDTEADTLTITSEGEVEVADQAGVVGPHRAAAPLWLYTRPTKMTQTGAGIRTLLKEISGEEPLDRLHALNKATAEAVTYEVGASEPDWTAEDALKAGKGVCQDHAHVFIAAAREMGLPARYVSGYLMLDDRIEQEAMHAWAEAYLEGLGWVGFDPSNGISPDPRYVRVATGLDYREAAPIRGVRSGDAREALSVAIEVAEQPQ encoded by the coding sequence ATGACGCGCCTCTTTATCCGACACGTGACCTCCTACCAGTTCGCGGGGGCAGGGACGCGAGGCCTGCAACAGGTGCGTAAGCTGCCCAAAAGCGGCAATGGGCAACTCGTGCACCGCTGGGACACGATCATGGATGGCGGGCGCGTGGAGCTTGTCTTCGACGATGAACACCACAATCGCGTGGAGCTTTTGAGCTTCGACACGGAGGCTGACACCCTCACCATCACCTCCGAGGGCGAGGTGGAAGTGGCGGATCAGGCGGGCGTCGTCGGGCCCCACCGCGCGGCGGCCCCTCTGTGGCTCTACACGCGCCCGACGAAGATGACGCAAACGGGCGCGGGCATTCGCACGCTCCTCAAGGAGATCAGCGGCGAGGAGCCGCTTGACCGCCTCCACGCGCTCAACAAGGCCACTGCGGAGGCGGTCACCTACGAGGTCGGGGCTTCCGAGCCCGACTGGACTGCGGAGGACGCGCTCAAGGCCGGGAAGGGGGTCTGCCAGGACCACGCCCACGTCTTCATCGCCGCCGCGCGGGAGATGGGCCTGCCCGCGCGCTACGTGTCAGGCTACCTGATGCTCGACGACCGCATCGAGCAGGAGGCCATGCATGCCTGGGCCGAGGCCTATCTGGAGGGGCTCGGCTGGGTCGGTTTCGATCCCTCGAACGGTATATCCCCCGATCCACGCTACGTTCGCGTGGCGACCGGGCTTGATTACCGCGAGGCGGCCCCCATAAGAGGGGTGAGAAGCGGCGATGCGCGCGAAGCGCTCAGTGTCGCCATCGAAGTGGCAGAACAACCCCAGTAA
- a CDS encoding substrate-binding domain-containing protein: MKKLLIAASAAALVAGGVMADGHGERYVMITHTQGTDPFWPVVEKGGRDAAAAIGATLEYNFDVSGDMSAMAALIEAAAASEPDGIIVSLPDAAALGPAIEAAVADGIPVVTMNSGLESSRELGALMHVGQPERDAGLAAGQRAMAEGVTKGLCLNQEAFNTALVDRCTGYFDAMGADLNQIDVSNDPAQIETRTAAALEADESIDGVLAVGPHVCEAAHRAIEAVGAEVHLSCFDLSPGVMDLIDAGEVAFTIDQQQRLQGYMPVIVLHLYNNHAGLLPGNNINSGPGFVDASNAASVKELAGIDR; this comes from the coding sequence ATGAAAAAGCTTCTGATCGCGGCTTCCGCCGCGGCTCTTGTGGCGGGCGGCGTCATGGCCGACGGCCATGGTGAGCGCTACGTGATGATCACGCACACGCAGGGCACCGATCCGTTCTGGCCCGTCGTTGAGAAGGGCGGCCGTGATGCTGCTGCGGCCATCGGCGCCACGCTTGAATACAACTTCGACGTCTCGGGCGACATGTCCGCCATGGCAGCCCTCATCGAGGCCGCCGCGGCCTCCGAGCCCGATGGCATCATCGTCTCGCTCCCCGATGCCGCAGCCCTCGGGCCCGCGATCGAGGCCGCCGTGGCCGACGGCATCCCGGTCGTGACCATGAACTCCGGCCTCGAGAGCTCCCGCGAGCTCGGCGCGCTCATGCATGTGGGCCAGCCCGAGCGTGACGCAGGCCTCGCCGCAGGCCAGCGCGCCATGGCCGAGGGGGTCACCAAGGGCCTCTGCCTGAACCAGGAGGCGTTCAACACCGCGCTCGTGGATCGCTGCACCGGTTACTTCGATGCCATGGGCGCCGATCTCAACCAGATCGACGTGTCCAACGACCCCGCCCAGATCGAGACCCGCACCGCGGCCGCGCTCGAAGCTGACGAGAGCATCGACGGCGTCCTCGCCGTGGGTCCCCATGTCTGCGAAGCCGCACATCGCGCCATCGAGGCCGTAGGCGCCGAAGTGCACCTCTCGTGCTTCGACCTCAGCCCCGGCGTGATGGACCTCATCGATGCGGGCGAAGTGGCCTTCACGATCGACCAGCAGCAGCGCCTGCAGGGCTACATGCCGGTGATCGTGCTCCACCTCTACAACAACCATGCGGGCCTTCTGCCGGGCAACAACATCAACTCCGGCCCGGGCTTCGTGGACGCATCCAACGCCGCATCCGTGAAGGAGCTCGCAGGCATCGACCGTTAA
- a CDS encoding SDR family oxidoreductase, with the protein MGLGLFDLSGKRALITGSSQGIGHALAKGMSAAGAEIVLNGRDPGKLRAAKERIKAQGGRADILQFDVTRHDAVREAIDTYEDRFGAIDVLVNNAGMQHRAPLEEFPADRFEALLQTNIASVFHVGQAAARHMIGRGEGKIINICSIQTALARTSIAPYTATKGAVANLTKGMATDWARYGLQCNGIAPGYFDTPLNKALVEDRDFTAWIEKRTPAGRWGQLPELVGAAIFLASEASSYVNGTVIYVDGGMSACL; encoded by the coding sequence ATGGGCCTCGGACTATTCGACCTGAGCGGCAAACGCGCCCTCATCACGGGCTCCTCTCAGGGGATCGGTCACGCGCTGGCCAAGGGCATGTCGGCCGCAGGCGCGGAGATCGTGCTCAACGGGCGCGATCCGGGCAAGCTCCGTGCCGCCAAAGAGCGGATCAAGGCGCAGGGCGGGCGCGCGGACATCCTCCAGTTCGACGTCACGCGCCACGACGCGGTCCGCGAGGCCATCGACACCTACGAGGACCGCTTCGGCGCGATCGACGTGCTCGTGAACAACGCCGGCATGCAGCACCGCGCGCCCCTCGAGGAGTTCCCGGCGGACCGCTTCGAGGCGCTTCTCCAGACCAATATCGCCTCCGTCTTCCACGTGGGACAGGCCGCGGCGCGGCACATGATCGGGCGCGGCGAGGGCAAGATCATCAACATCTGTTCCATCCAGACCGCGCTCGCACGGACCTCCATCGCGCCCTACACCGCCACGAAGGGTGCCGTGGCAAACCTGACCAAGGGGATGGCCACGGATTGGGCGCGCTACGGGCTGCAATGCAACGGCATCGCACCGGGCTATTTCGACACGCCGCTCAACAAGGCGCTCGTGGAGGACCGGGACTTCACCGCCTGGATCGAGAAGCGCACGCCCGCCGGGCGCTGGGGCCAGTTGCCCGAGCTCGTGGGCGCCGCGATCTTTCTGGCATCGGAGGCGTCGAGCTACGTCAACGGGACGGTGATCTACGTCGATGGCGGCATGAGCGCCTGCCTCTGA
- a CDS encoding alpha-E domain-containing protein, translated as MLGRTANGLYWMYRYLERAENTSRLVETGQRLALTRLESSDDEWRSVLQSAGVWEAYQAHNEHLTKDAAIDWMLRSPNNGSSVKCCLEAARSNARSVRVALTEESWEAVNGAYMELKELLSRKLRERDLPQALTRIRRHTALVRGMTHGTMLRNDIYDFVRLGTFLERADNTARILDVKYYVLLPSAFGVGSSIDNVQWETILSSNSARGGYRMAYGNAVRPREVAHFLILDRRMPRSLAFCVSKIRDNLAYLAEDYGGRSPSHDLADDLNRACAVHDIDVIINEGLHEYLQDFLGRLGALGRQIEIDYRFIE; from the coding sequence ATGCTCGGAAGAACTGCCAACGGCCTCTACTGGATGTACCGCTACCTCGAGCGCGCGGAGAACACTTCGCGCCTCGTGGAAACGGGACAGCGCCTCGCGCTGACGCGCCTTGAATCATCCGATGACGAATGGCGCAGCGTGCTTCAGTCGGCGGGTGTGTGGGAGGCCTACCAGGCCCATAACGAGCACCTGACGAAGGACGCGGCCATCGACTGGATGCTCCGCTCTCCCAACAACGGATCGTCGGTGAAATGCTGTCTTGAGGCGGCGCGCTCCAACGCGCGATCGGTGCGCGTGGCGCTCACCGAGGAAAGCTGGGAGGCCGTGAACGGCGCCTACATGGAGCTGAAGGAGCTTTTGTCGCGCAAGCTGCGCGAAAGGGACCTGCCGCAGGCGCTCACCCGCATTCGCCGGCACACGGCCCTCGTGCGCGGCATGACCCACGGCACGATGCTTCGGAATGACATCTACGATTTCGTGCGGCTCGGGACCTTTCTCGAGCGGGCCGACAACACCGCCCGTATCCTCGACGTGAAATACTACGTCTTACTGCCCTCCGCCTTCGGGGTAGGGTCGTCGATCGACAACGTTCAGTGGGAGACCATCCTGAGCTCGAACTCGGCGCGCGGCGGCTACCGCATGGCCTATGGCAATGCCGTGCGTCCGCGCGAAGTGGCGCATTTCCTCATCCTCGATCGGCGCATGCCGCGGAGCCTTGCCTTCTGCGTCTCCAAGATCCGGGACAACCTCGCCTATCTCGCCGAAGATTACGGCGGCCGCAGTCCCTCCCATGACCTTGCCGATGATCTCAACCGCGCCTGCGCGGTCCACGACATCGACGTCATCATCAACGAAGGCCTTCACGAGTATCTGCAGGACTTCCTGGGGCGCCTCGGAGCGCTGGGCCGTCAGATCGAGATCGACTACAGGTTCATCGAATGA
- a CDS encoding AarF/ABC1/UbiB kinase family protein: MTEESTPPSKAQARAVPVGRTSRAARIGGAGLSIASNVALGGARELLSGRRPELRGLMLTPGNISRLTSELARMRGAAMKVGQLISMDAGDVLPPELAEIIGRLRADADFMPPKQLRDVLDAQWGTGWMRRFKRFNVRPMAAASIGQVHEATGHDGRRMAIKVQYPGVKESIDSDVSNVGALVRMSGIVPPGIDIKPLLEEAKRQLHEEADYTREAEELQRFGAWLSSEDDYAVPGYVAEFSGSRVLAMDYLAGQPIESLVSADQATRDTAVRRLLELTLRELFELGHMQSDPNFANYRVVPETGQILLLDFGAAREIAPATAEGYRMMLTALMARDRAEMDKASVALGVYTEETSEVHKQAILDLILKGMDGVDDDGWFDFGAEKLRRELAQTGMNLAEDQAFLHIPPMDTLYVQRKLAGMFLLAAKLRARVNLRALFAPWIA; this comes from the coding sequence ATGACCGAAGAGAGCACACCTCCCTCGAAGGCACAGGCGCGCGCTGTCCCCGTGGGGCGCACGTCACGCGCGGCGCGGATCGGGGGCGCGGGCCTTTCCATCGCCTCCAACGTGGCGCTCGGCGGCGCGCGCGAGCTCCTGAGCGGTCGGCGGCCCGAGTTGCGCGGTCTCATGCTCACCCCCGGCAATATCAGCCGCCTCACGAGCGAGCTCGCACGGATGCGCGGCGCGGCCATGAAGGTGGGGCAGCTCATTTCCATGGATGCGGGCGACGTTCTCCCTCCGGAATTGGCCGAGATCATCGGGCGGCTGCGCGCGGATGCCGATTTCATGCCGCCGAAGCAGCTCCGCGACGTGCTCGATGCCCAGTGGGGCACGGGCTGGATGCGCCGCTTCAAGCGCTTCAACGTGCGGCCCATGGCGGCGGCCTCCATAGGTCAGGTGCACGAAGCGACGGGCCATGACGGGCGGCGCATGGCGATCAAGGTGCAGTATCCGGGCGTGAAGGAGAGCATCGACAGCGATGTCTCGAATGTCGGCGCGCTCGTCCGCATGTCGGGTATCGTGCCTCCTGGCATCGACATTAAGCCGCTCCTCGAGGAAGCCAAGCGACAGCTCCATGAAGAGGCGGATTACACGCGGGAAGCCGAGGAACTTCAGAGGTTTGGCGCGTGGCTGTCATCCGAGGACGACTATGCCGTGCCGGGCTACGTCGCGGAATTCTCGGGGTCGCGCGTGCTCGCCATGGACTACCTCGCCGGTCAGCCCATCGAGAGCCTTGTCTCCGCCGATCAGGCCACACGGGACACGGCCGTGCGGCGGCTCCTGGAACTCACGCTGCGCGAGCTCTTCGAACTGGGGCACATGCAATCGGATCCGAACTTCGCCAACTACCGCGTGGTCCCGGAAACGGGTCAGATCCTGCTCCTCGATTTCGGCGCGGCGCGGGAGATCGCGCCGGCCACGGCGGAGGGGTATCGCATGATGCTCACCGCGCTGATGGCGCGGGACCGGGCCGAGATGGACAAGGCCTCCGTGGCGCTCGGGGTCTACACCGAGGAGACGTCGGAGGTGCACAAGCAGGCGATCCTCGATCTCATCCTGAAGGGGATGGACGGTGTCGACGACGATGGCTGGTTTGACTTCGGCGCGGAAAAGCTCCGCCGCGAACTGGCGCAGACGGGCATGAACCTCGCCGAGGACCAGGCCTTCCTGCACATCCCGCCCATGGATACGCTCTACGTCCAGCGCAAGCTCGCGGGCATGTTCCTTCTCGCCGCGAAGCTGCGCGCGCGAGTCAATCTGCGCGCGCTCTTCGCGCCCTGGATCGCCTAG
- a CDS encoding ATP-binding cassette domain-containing protein, which translates to MADPYLRVEGLVKQFGPFKALNGVDLEVHSGEVHALLGDNGAGKSTLIKTLAGVHQPTQGQIYIEGKPVNFRSPRDATAAGIGTVYQDLALNQLMSVTRNFFMGRELKGSFGRLRMDEMDKIAHDEMLKIGIDFSDPTQAVGTMSGGQRQTLAIARAIYFGARVLILDEPTSALGQKQQMEVLKTIKRVRARGDIAIIFITHNEIHSNLVGDRFTFLALGQVIGAGTKESLEGQDIRRLMAGGADIGQLEREFAEM; encoded by the coding sequence ATGGCCGATCCCTATCTCCGCGTCGAAGGGCTGGTAAAGCAGTTCGGGCCCTTCAAGGCGCTCAACGGCGTCGACCTCGAAGTCCATTCCGGCGAGGTCCACGCACTTCTGGGTGACAATGGCGCGGGCAAGTCCACGCTGATCAAGACGCTCGCGGGTGTCCACCAGCCCACGCAAGGCCAGATCTACATCGAGGGCAAGCCCGTCAATTTCCGCTCGCCGCGGGACGCGACGGCCGCCGGGATCGGCACCGTCTATCAGGACCTCGCCCTCAATCAGCTCATGAGCGTGACGCGAAACTTCTTCATGGGCCGGGAACTCAAGGGGAGTTTCGGACGCCTCCGGATGGACGAGATGGACAAGATCGCCCATGACGAGATGCTCAAGATCGGCATCGATTTCTCCGATCCCACGCAGGCCGTGGGCACGATGTCGGGCGGCCAGCGGCAAACGCTCGCCATCGCCCGCGCGATCTATTTCGGCGCGCGCGTCCTCATCCTCGACGAGCCAACCTCCGCGCTCGGCCAAAAGCAGCAGATGGAGGTCCTTAAGACGATCAAGCGCGTGCGCGCGCGAGGCGATATCGCCATCATCTTCATCACCCACAATGAGATCCATTCGAATCTCGTGGGCGACCGCTTCACCTTCCTTGCCCTGGGCCAGGTCATCGGGGCAGGGACGAAGGAAAGCCTCGAGGGCCAGGACATCCGCCGCCTCATGGCCGGTGGCGCCGATATCGGCCAGCTGGAGCGAGAATTCGCGGAAATGTAG
- a CDS encoding ABC transporter permease — protein MADRSESDRLVEETRLQRLIRRPEIGAFIVMIVIVVALLWASDGRAFNALGLKNNIQIIAQYGIIATGAALLMIAGEFDLSIGSMIGFAGMSMALMLKWGLPFGLGEATPLAAFAVTLLMTLTLGWIIGVIVVRSGLSSFIVTLAFLFFLRGVTEVAFRLINQSTQVSGLPDFKEESWVAYAFGGEVFGWFYDGWYWLGAYFQTLGYERPDQWFLLGGNLNRRGEQWVEGFDARFAWWIAIAAVAYFVLSRTQLGNWIYATGDNKEAARANGVPVNRVKIGLFMFTAFCATVFAACQVYETNTSDAAKGNLMELFAIAIAVVGGTLMTGGFGSVLGVIFGAITVGLVANAVFFIPAIDGAWFRVFLGAILLAAVFANERIRKRITGGI, from the coding sequence ATGGCGGACCGCAGCGAATCCGACAGATTGGTGGAAGAAACGCGCCTGCAAAGGCTGATCCGGCGGCCGGAGATCGGCGCCTTCATCGTGATGATCGTCATCGTCGTAGCGCTGCTCTGGGCCTCGGACGGGCGCGCCTTCAATGCGCTGGGCCTCAAGAACAACATCCAGATCATCGCGCAATACGGGATCATCGCCACGGGTGCCGCGCTCCTGATGATCGCCGGCGAGTTCGATCTTTCCATCGGCTCCATGATCGGCTTCGCGGGCATGTCCATGGCGCTCATGCTCAAATGGGGCCTGCCCTTCGGATTGGGCGAGGCGACGCCGCTCGCGGCCTTCGCGGTCACCCTCCTCATGACGCTCACGCTCGGCTGGATCATCGGGGTCATCGTCGTGCGCTCGGGGCTCTCGAGCTTCATCGTCACCCTCGCCTTCCTCTTCTTCCTGCGCGGCGTCACGGAAGTGGCCTTCCGCCTCATCAACCAATCCACGCAGGTCTCGGGGCTCCCCGACTTCAAAGAGGAAAGCTGGGTCGCCTATGCCTTCGGCGGCGAGGTCTTCGGATGGTTCTATGACGGCTGGTATTGGCTCGGTGCCTATTTCCAGACGCTGGGCTACGAGCGACCGGACCAGTGGTTCCTCCTCGGCGGGAACCTCAACCGCCGCGGTGAGCAATGGGTGGAGGGCTTCGACGCCCGCTTCGCCTGGTGGATCGCCATCGCGGCGGTGGCCTATTTCGTCCTGTCGCGCACGCAGCTCGGCAACTGGATCTACGCCACGGGTGACAACAAGGAGGCCGCGCGCGCAAACGGCGTGCCGGTCAACCGCGTGAAGATCGGCCTCTTCATGTTCACCGCCTTCTGCGCCACCGTCTTCGCAGCTTGCCAGGTCTACGAGACTAACACGTCGGACGCCGCCAAGGGCAACCTCATGGAGCTCTTCGCCATCGCCATCGCCGTCGTGGGCGGCACGCTCATGACCGGCGGCTTCGGCTCGGTCCTCGGCGTCATCTTCGGGGCGATCACGGTGGGGCTCGTGGCCAACGCCGTCTTCTTCATCCCGGCCATCGATGGCGCGTGGTTCCGCGTCTTCCTCGGCGCGATCCTGCTCGCCGCGGTCTTTGCCAACGAACGCATCCGCAAACGTATCACGGGAGGTATCTGA
- a CDS encoding peptidase: MALNKGLVFMADTRTNAGLDNISTYRKLYVWEEPGERVLTLMTAGNLATTQSVISLLEERTKAPDERRPSLLAVPSMFQAARLVGDTLRECIARQADSGQSGESFNATIILGGQIAGGPPRLFLIYPEGNFIEAGDDTPFFQTGEIKYGRPILVRAYDPKLSFEDAIRLLLVSFDSTVKANLTVGSPFDFHVYEEGSLVRGRTGRLLGDDPYVQTVSKGWGDALKDALESLPPFGFGD, encoded by the coding sequence ATGGCCTTGAACAAAGGCCTCGTCTTCATGGCCGATACCCGCACCAACGCGGGGCTCGACAACATATCCACCTATCGCAAGCTCTATGTCTGGGAGGAGCCCGGCGAGCGCGTGCTCACGCTCATGACCGCCGGCAACCTCGCCACGACCCAGAGCGTCATCAGCCTTCTTGAAGAGCGTACGAAGGCCCCCGATGAGCGCCGGCCCTCGCTCCTTGCCGTCCCGTCCATGTTCCAGGCGGCGCGCCTAGTCGGTGACACGCTCCGCGAATGCATCGCGCGCCAGGCGGACAGTGGGCAATCTGGCGAAAGCTTCAACGCCACGATCATCCTCGGCGGCCAGATCGCCGGCGGGCCGCCGCGCCTATTCCTGATCTATCCCGAGGGCAATTTCATCGAGGCCGGAGATGACACGCCGTTCTTCCAGACCGGCGAGATCAAGTATGGCCGCCCGATCCTCGTGCGGGCCTATGACCCGAAGCTCAGCTTCGAGGATGCGATCCGCCTCCTCCTCGTCAGCTTCGACTCGACGGTGAAGGCGAACCTGACGGTGGGCAGCCCCTTTGATTTCCACGTTTACGAGGAAGGCTCCCTCGTGCGCGGGCGGACCGGGCGGCTCCTCGGAGACGATCCCTACGTGCAGACCGTCTCGAAAGGGTGGGGTGACGCGCTCAAGGACGCGCTCGAAAGCCTGCCCCCCTTCGGCTTCGGCGACTAG
- the iolE gene encoding myo-inosose-2 dehydratase, with amino-acid sequence MVKIGISPICWQNDDLPDLTAEFTMEQALREAREIGYTGVERGQRMPGDTDGLRAYLDAADIALCGGWCSGNLLVNDVQSEITAIAGQVKQFVALGAPCIVYAECSNTVQGQAGTPVNARPKLDRDALRAYGAKLTEVAKWSADQGMPLAYHHHMGTIVESEADVDALMEGSGEALELTFDTGHLLFGGGDVMATMKRWAHRIRHVHFKDIRPDVVADVRAADRSFLDAVVAGAFTVPGDGCIDFQAVAHQLRAMDYDGWIVVEAEQDPAKAPPYEYSKMGYAHILKVCAEAGFEISA; translated from the coding sequence ATGGTCAAGATCGGCATTTCTCCCATCTGCTGGCAAAACGATGACCTGCCCGATCTCACCGCGGAGTTCACCATGGAGCAGGCGCTGCGCGAGGCGCGGGAGATCGGATATACCGGCGTGGAGCGGGGCCAGCGTATGCCCGGTGACACCGATGGATTGCGGGCGTATCTCGATGCGGCTGACATCGCGCTGTGCGGGGGCTGGTGCTCGGGCAATCTTCTCGTCAACGACGTGCAATCCGAGATCACCGCGATCGCGGGGCAGGTGAAGCAGTTCGTGGCGCTGGGCGCGCCTTGCATCGTCTACGCGGAGTGTTCGAACACGGTGCAGGGGCAGGCGGGGACACCAGTGAATGCGCGCCCCAAGCTCGATCGAGATGCGCTTCGTGCCTACGGCGCCAAGCTTACCGAGGTGGCGAAGTGGAGCGCGGACCAGGGGATGCCTCTGGCCTATCATCACCACATGGGCACCATCGTGGAGAGCGAGGCGGATGTGGACGCTCTCATGGAGGGCTCGGGCGAAGCGCTTGAGCTGACCTTCGACACAGGACACCTCCTCTTTGGGGGCGGGGATGTCATGGCCACCATGAAGCGCTGGGCCCATCGCATCCGGCACGTGCATTTCAAGGATATCAGGCCCGATGTCGTCGCCGATGTGCGCGCGGCGGACCGCTCGTTTCTCGACGCCGTTGTCGCGGGCGCGTTCACCGTCCCGGGAGACGGATGCATCGACTTCCAGGCCGTGGCCCACCAGCTGCGCGCGATGGACTATGATGGATGGATTGTGGTGGAGGCGGAGCAAGACCCGGCGAAGGCGCCGCCCTACGAGTACTCGAAGATGGGATACGCGCACATTCTCAAGGTCTGCGCCGAAGCCGGGTTCGAGATCAGCGCCTAG